A stretch of the Rhizobium sullae genome encodes the following:
- a CDS encoding ABC transporter substrate-binding protein yields MNRISLLLQTSVLSLAMIAPALAEETLTVTSWGGAYTKSQEQAFFTPFSKETGDKILQDEWDGSTAKLKGMVETGQVTWDVVDVEPGHALQGCDEGWLDEIDYSKLGGKEAFIEGAAMDCAAATIVFGTIYAYDAAKFPNGGPTTMADLFDTQKFPGPRALRKAPKTTLEFALIADGVAPAEVYDVLGTPEGVDRAFKKLDTIKKDVKVWWTAGAQPPQLLADGEVLMTTAWNGRIYDAVKNSGKDFKIVWDGQGMDFNLWAQPKGSQHKETADKFIAYTMNPDVMARQSQYISYGPTLKAAIAKVPADILPDLPTAPENTKTAFVVSAEFWADHDEELTERFNKWLAQ; encoded by the coding sequence ATGAACCGCATATCGCTTTTGCTTCAAACATCCGTGCTTTCCCTCGCCATGATCGCACCCGCACTCGCAGAGGAGACGTTGACGGTCACGTCCTGGGGCGGCGCCTACACCAAAAGCCAGGAGCAGGCTTTCTTTACGCCCTTCTCCAAGGAAACCGGAGACAAGATTCTCCAGGACGAATGGGATGGCTCGACCGCCAAGTTGAAGGGTATGGTCGAAACCGGCCAGGTCACCTGGGATGTCGTCGATGTCGAGCCGGGGCATGCCTTGCAGGGTTGCGATGAAGGATGGCTCGACGAAATCGACTACTCCAAGCTCGGCGGCAAGGAAGCCTTCATCGAAGGCGCTGCTATGGATTGTGCCGCAGCGACGATCGTTTTCGGCACGATCTACGCTTATGACGCCGCAAAATTCCCAAATGGCGGCCCGACGACCATGGCCGACCTGTTCGACACGCAGAAATTCCCCGGACCCCGTGCGCTGCGCAAGGCGCCGAAGACGACGCTCGAGTTCGCGCTGATCGCCGACGGTGTCGCGCCCGCCGAAGTCTACGACGTACTCGGCACGCCGGAAGGCGTCGATCGCGCCTTCAAGAAACTCGACACGATCAAGAAGGACGTGAAAGTCTGGTGGACGGCCGGCGCGCAGCCGCCCCAGCTTCTGGCCGACGGCGAAGTGCTGATGACGACCGCTTGGAACGGCCGCATCTACGATGCCGTCAAGAACAGCGGCAAGGATTTCAAGATTGTCTGGGACGGCCAGGGCATGGACTTCAACCTCTGGGCTCAGCCGAAGGGTTCGCAGCACAAGGAGACGGCCGATAAGTTCATCGCCTATACGATGAACCCGGACGTTATGGCCCGGCAGTCACAGTACATCTCCTATGGCCCGACGCTGAAGGCCGCGATTGCCAAGGTTCCGGCCGACATCCTGCCTGACCTTCCGACAGCTCCGGAAAACACCAAGACTGCTTTCGTGGTTTCTGCGGAGTTCTGGGCCGATCATGACGAGGAGCTGACCGAGCGCTTCAACAAGTGGCTGGCGCAGTAA
- a CDS encoding ABC transporter ATP-binding protein, whose protein sequence is MTERFIAFEGVRKSYDGKSYVVRGLDLHVAQGEFLTLLGPSGSGKTTTLMMLAGFEAPTHGTITLDGNRIDSVPPHRRNIGVVFQNYALFPHMTVGENVAFPLKMRRLGKAELTERVRRALDMVRMASFETRRPNQLSGGQQQRIALARALVFEPQLVLMDEPLGALDKQLREHMQLEIKHLHGRLGINVVYVTHDQSEALTMSDRVGVFNDGTLQQVASPHALYETPANPFVATFIGENNAIAGEVVELSGQNCRIRTTDGSVIAALAGEGLKQGARTTLVLRPERITLSPALGSPNCFTAKIDELIYHGDHLRLRVRACGCDDVRVKVPATQAHSFQASGAEIGIGWAPEDCRALALS, encoded by the coding sequence TGACGGCAAGAGCTACGTCGTGCGCGGGCTCGATTTGCATGTTGCGCAGGGCGAGTTTCTCACCCTGCTCGGACCTTCCGGCTCCGGCAAGACAACGACCCTGATGATGCTTGCCGGGTTCGAGGCGCCGACCCACGGCACCATCACACTCGACGGCAATCGCATCGACAGCGTGCCGCCGCACCGCCGCAATATCGGCGTCGTCTTCCAGAACTATGCCCTCTTCCCGCACATGACCGTCGGCGAAAACGTGGCGTTCCCCTTGAAAATGCGGCGGCTTGGCAAGGCAGAACTAACAGAGCGCGTCCGCCGCGCGCTGGATATGGTTCGCATGGCAAGTTTTGAGACGCGGCGGCCCAACCAGCTTTCCGGCGGCCAACAGCAACGCATTGCGCTGGCCCGCGCGCTGGTGTTCGAGCCGCAGCTTGTACTGATGGATGAGCCGCTTGGCGCTCTCGACAAACAACTGCGCGAGCATATGCAACTGGAAATCAAGCATCTGCACGGCCGGCTCGGCATCAATGTCGTCTATGTAACACACGACCAGAGCGAAGCGCTGACCATGTCCGACCGCGTTGGTGTCTTCAATGACGGCACGTTGCAACAGGTCGCCTCACCGCATGCTCTGTACGAAACACCGGCCAACCCGTTCGTCGCCACCTTCATCGGCGAGAACAATGCGATTGCCGGCGAAGTGGTCGAGCTTTCCGGACAGAATTGCCGGATCAGAACGACCGACGGCTCGGTTATCGCAGCACTGGCCGGCGAGGGGCTGAAGCAGGGAGCCCGAACGACGCTGGTGCTGCGGCCCGAACGCATCACACTATCGCCTGCACTCGGAAGTCCAAACTGTTTCACGGCCAAGATCGATGAACTGATCTATCACGGCGACCACCTGCGGCTGCGCGTCCGGGCCTGCGGCTGCGACGACGTGCGGGTGAAGGTGCCCGCAACGCAGGCACACAGCTTTCAGGCATCGGGCGCCGAGATTGGCATCGGCTGGGCGCCGGAGGACTGCCGGGCATTGGCTCTATCCTAA